TTCGCATCCCGTTATCGCTCTCGATGTCGGCGCGACAGCCTGCGCACTTGCCGGCCTGCCCGATGATCCGGCTCTCGACGGGGTCAACCTGATCCCCTACCTGACTGGACAGAATGAGGAGGTTCCGCACGAAGTGCTCTACTGGCGGTGGCTCGGTCAGTCAGCCATCCGCAAGGGAAAGTGGAAATACCTGCGCAGCGACACCCGTGAGTATCTCTTCGATCTGGAAGCGGACTTCGAGGAGACGAACAACCTTTTGAAGAGTTCGCCGGAGTTAGCGGCATCGCTGCACGCCGACTTGAAGGTTTGGGCGGACACGCAGTCTCCCCCTGGCATCTGGGCCATGAAGTCGGAAGGCATGAGCCGCAATGCCGCAGAATTTTATGACTGGTACATCGAGGGAATTCGGGATGTGCCTACTCCGGCGGCTAACCCGCAGCAACGGCGAGGCGCCAGGAAAAGTAGGAAGGCTAATTAGTGAGGCGTCTACTAATTCAAATCGGCTCGGTCCTGTGTGTCATGCTTGCGAGTGCTGCGAATGCGACCGAGCATCCCAACATTCTGTTTGTCCTGACGGAAGATCAAGGCGCGCACTTGAGCCTGCTTGGCACGCCGGGACTGAACACGCCTCATATGGATGCGCTGGCGACATCCGGAACGTACTTCACCAACGCTTTTGTCGCATACCCCGTTTGCTCGGCATCTAAAGCGGCCCTTTTCACCGGGCTGCACAGCCACACGAATGGCATTCTGAACAATACGCACAACTTCCATAAGCCGGCTGCTCAGGTCACGGATCCCGAGCGGAACCTCAAGCTCGCTCGCATCAATCGCGTACGCAGCGAGTTCCTGACCCTGACCGAGATTCTGAAAGCCAACGGATATTACCAGGGAGTCACGCACAAGCTGCACGTGTTACCCAACGAGAAGTTTCCATACGACGAGTTTCTACACGGCTCGCGGGCGGAGATATCGGGTTTCATCAGGAACGCAGCTTCGCGAAAGCAGCCGTGGTTTCTGATGGTCAATATCCCGAACTCACATCGACCGTACCCGAACAGCGACAAGACTCCGATCCGTGTCAATCCAGATGAAATCAGGTTGCCGGCGTTCCTGCCGGACTCGCCCGCCGTTCGCAAGGACTGGGCCGAGTATCTGGCTGCAGTCGAACAGGCGGATGCATTGACCGGTCAGGCTCTGGAGGTGCTCAGGCAATCCGGCCAGAACGACAACACCATCGTCTTCTTCATGAGCGATCACGGGCCGACATTTCAGCACGGCAAGATGACACTGTACGACCTTGGCCTGCGGGTGCCGCTGATGGTTCGCGGGTCGGGCATACGGCAGGGATCCGTCTGCGACGAACTGGTCAGTGAACTCGATTTGCTTCCGACCATTCTGGAACTGTGCGGCATCCAACAGACATTCGACTATCCGCTTCACGGTCACTCGATCAAAGGCTTGCTGACAGGAGCCACGAACGCAAAGGGACACGACTACATTTTTGCGGAGATTTCCAATCGAGGCCCACTGCCTAACGACGGGATGCAGGAACGCAGCGTCTTCGACGGTCGCTGGAAGCTGATTTATCGCGAGAACGTGGAAGCCGCGTGGCGGCACGTGAACGCCGATAGTCGCCAGTTCAAAGTCTGGGGCAATCGCACGTACGCGGAAACGATTCGGCTGAAAGACACGTTCCCACGGCAGTACCAGATCCTCGCCGAAATGGACCCGCAGAACCTCGGCGGGACTGTGCCGACTCTGGAACTGTACGACCTCGCATCTGACCCGGACGAAATGCAGAGCTTCGCGGCGGTCGCCGAGCATCAAGGCAAACGGGAACAGCTACTGGACGCGTTGCGGAAATGGATTAACGAGACTAATGACCCGGCTGTGAATCCATAACTCTCTCGAGCAGTTATTTCCCCCCCCCTTTCACGAAACTTGCGCGTGAACTTCCCCTCGACGTGAGAACGTACAACATGAAAAAGATACTCGCCGTCATCGCTGCGATCGTGCTCGCTCCGCCTTTGGCATCGCGCGCCTCCGACGCAGTCATCGTCGAAGAGGGTCAACCACGGGCGGAGATCGTCATTTCTGCCAGCCCCTCACGCATGCAGCGGGTTGCGGCACATGAATTTCGGAGGAACATCGAGAAGATCAGCGGTGCGAGACTGCCCATCGTCACCGCACCGAGCGGGCGAGCCGTGAAGATCTTCATCGGCGCAAGCCCGCAGAATCCTGTGAACGCAGAGGGTTTGAAGGACGGCGCGTATCGCATCGCAACGGGAGAGGACTGGATGGCGCTTGTCGGCGACGACAGCGAGTTCACGCCCCGGGAGCCATTTGCGAAGAACAACGGCGACATCCCGCGGGCACAGGCAGAGTGGGAGCAGATCGTTGGGGCACCGTACGGAATGCCGGCTCGCGGTCTTTACAAGAATCGCCTTCGACTGCCCGGCGAGACAGGGAAGCCCGACGGCGTGATCACGGAGCCGAAAGAGGTGCTTGAAATCTGGGGGCTCGACGAACGCGGCAGCTTCAACGCGGTTTGCGGTTACTTTCGCAAGCTCGGCGCACGCTGGTATCTGCCGGGCGAACTGGGCGAAGTGCTGCCGTCGATGAGTACGATTCCGCTGCCGCGGATCAATGAAACCGAGCAACCAGACTTTCCATTGCGGCAGTTCAATTTCCGCTTCAGCACCGCAGGTCCAGAGACTTCGATGTGGGTCATGCGGCTCGGTCTGCGTAACGATGAGCAACTGCAGATCGCTCACGGCATTTCCACAATGACGAACCATCAGGCTGTCTTTGACGCACATCCGGACTGGTTCGCGATCTACGGCGGCAAGACCGATTTCAAGCCAGGCGACTCGAAGTGCCAGGTCTGCTACTCCAACGACGAGCTTTTCGATGAGACCGTACGCTGGGCGCGAACGGTGCTCGACACCTACGAGTTTGAAACCGTCTCCATTATGCCTCCGGACGGCTACACCGCGATCTGCCAATGCGAGAAGTGCAAAGGCAAGGACTCGCCTGATCGCAACGAGCGCGGTCTGCTTAGCGACCACGTGTGGGACTTCGTCAATCGCGTGGCGAAGGAGATCGCGATAACGCATCCGCGCGCCAAGGTGCTGAATTGTGCCTATGGCGTCTACACGCTGCCACCGTTGAAGATCGAGAAACTCGAACCGAACGTGCAGGTGTGCATCGTCGGTGGTCGCCGTCCGATCAACAAACGCGGCGTCAAAGGCGAGGGTGAATCCGCGCCGGACGCGTTGCGTGCCGCATGGCTGAAGAAGACCGACAATCCACTGCTGATCTTCGAGAACTATCCCTTCACTGGCCGTGGCTGGTATCTGCCCAGTTTCGCCGCGCATGCGATCGGCGACACCGTCAGCGCGACTAAGGGCATCTCGGGGGGCGAGGACATTTGGCTCAGCGTGGCCCAGGATTTCGCCACGAAAGACATCGGCTTCAATCACTTCCTGGTCTACTTCACCGCCCGGATGTACTGGGGCGGCACGGATGCGAATGTGGACACGATGCTGCGCGAATACTGCCGCCTGTTCTACGGCCCCGCCGAGAAAGAGATGCTCACATTCTTCAACTTCTGCGAGGCGAACTGGCAAGCGATGGATAAGGATAAGGCGAAGGCTGATGAAGCACTCACGCTCTTCGCCAATGCAAAGACGAAAGTTGATCCCGTCAGCGTATATGGTCAACGTATTGCCCTGATAGACGACTATCTCAAAGGTTTGCGCATGAAGACCGAGCAACTCGGCCAGAAACGCGGTCCCGTGCCCAAGGTGCGGCTGGTCGGGGATGCGCACGATATCATCATTGATGGCAAGCTCGACGACGAGTACTGGCAGACATGCCCCGTTGCCGCCACGGGAACATTTCGCGAGCTGCAAACCGGTCGCACGCCCATCTTCGGCACATCGTTCAAGGCCGGCTGGCAGGGGAGCAATCTATACTTCGCCTTTCGTTGCAACGAGCAACCTGGCGAGAAACCTGTCACGGCATCGACTCGAGATGACGATCAGGCCATCTGGCACGGCGATCTGATCGAGATCGAGCTGGCCACCGAAATGCACTCGTATTATCAGATCGCCATCAGTCCCGCCGGCCACCTCGTCGATCTCGATCGAGGGGCGGCCAAAGGACAATGGATCGGCTGGGACTCGAAGGCCGAAGTCGCCACGCACATCGCCGACGATCACTGGACGGTCGAGATCCGCTTCCCCGTCACGACGGACGAAAACGATCCGCTGAATCAGGTGGTCGGTCGGCATCCTACGCAAAGTCTGCCATGGCATATCAACCTTTGCCGCCAGCGTATCCGCGAGGACGGCCGGGAGCTGAGTGCCCTCTCTCCGACCGGAACGCCGGGTTTCCACGAGCCGATGAAGTTCGCGCACTTCTACGATGGAAGGTCGCATCAGTTCGAGGCCGATCCGGGCGTCACCGACTTCGTAATTGGTTTCCAGAAAGCCGCGAAAGCTCGTAAGGCTGCGGACTTTCTCGCACTCGCCGAGTTGGAGAACATCACCGATCTGCAAAAAGCAGCCGCGCTGGAGCAAGCCGCGCTGCTCGACAAAGCCAGCGCTGCTGCCATCATCCCTCGAATTCCGATCGAAGCCGTAAAGAAAACCGCACAGATGCAGAGTCTTCTCACGCACGGCAAGGCGTTGGAACTGATTTCGCAATTTTCCGAGGAAGATTTGACTCGCTGGCCCTTCTGGAAGCGCGGAGACGGTTACCACTTACGCGGGCGAGCCTACTCGGTCGTCAAAGATGGTACCAGAGCCGAAGCCGATCTCACAGAGGCGCTCCAGTGGATCAGCGACCCTCGGACGCGTAATTCTCTGTTACTCACGCTCGGCTGGAATCGTGAACACAACCTCGGCGACGACGACAGAGCATTAGAATCATTCAGCGCCATCGTCGGCGGCCGTGAGCGGATTGGCGGCGCGGATGAATACGGTGCGTTGCAGGGCATCGCCCGAATACTGACCCGGCGCGGTCAATATGACGAAGCCCTTCGCACTCTGAACCGGGCCGAGCCTGACAAGCTGAAAGGCACGTGGCGGGAAAACATCCGCAAGTCACTTGAAGCGGTCAACGAAGCGAAACGCGAAGACGCCAAATGAACATCGCACATTTACAACTGAGATCAGAATCGATCCTCCCATTAAATGGATGTGGATGGAGCACTGGCTCGACTGGAGCGAATCAGCGGGCCGGCTTCACGAACTCATGGTTGGCGACAGCAACGGGGATGGTCTGAGCGATATCTTTGCTCGCTCCGCCGACGGTTGGTGGCACGCAGCAGAGTCGACAGGAAGTTCATTCGTGGACCGCCCACTGGCCGAATGGTACGCGGCTCTCGATTGGCGTTATGTGCATATTGGAAGTTTTGCAGTAACGCTTCCGCTACCTGCGAATGCAACGACCCCGGAAAGCATCGTGCCTCGGTCTCCGTCAGCTCTCACAAGTACGGATGACACAACGTCGCTCGTCACTCGCTGGGCTGGCAATCCGAGTATCCCCGCCAAGTCGCTCCTTACGGCAGAATCAATGCCGTTACAGACATTGTCTTCCGAAGAAGGCGAATGGAGAGAGTCCGACTATGATGAGTTCAGCCGAGTTGACCTGCTCCAGTATCTCGACGGAATCAGGCGGTAACTGAGTCGGGTGACAGAGCTCGTCAGCAGATCGTTCTGCTTCGTCTGACAACAAAGAGCCGAAGCATCGTCCTGTTCCCTGTCGTTGGCCGAACCTGCTTCGGCGAGACAGAGGAAGTGGTTCTCCTGCATCGGATGACTCCAGAGAACGCGAACTCGACCAGGGTTCGGGCTGTTGCGGGGTGTTCGCGACGGCCCGCGCGGATATGATCACGACGACGCGAAGGAGGTCATTCACGCTATTGGCAGGAATCCAGGAATCGGGTTCCGGCGAGATCTCTCAGTATGACCATGACCGCATCATGGTCGCATTGTCACCTTGGAGGGACATCCGTGTGGAATTTGTTGCGGGCGATTGTACGCCCTGAGGATAAATCGAGTCCGTTGCCCGATACGTGGCAGCAAATCCTGAAAGTGAATGTTCCCTATCGGAATTCGTTGAGCGTGGAGATGAGGGAACGGCTCGACGCGGGGATCAGGCGGTTCGTCGAACACAAGTATTGGGAGGGGTGCAATGGACTGTCCGTGACCGACGAGCATCGTCTGACGATTGCGGGACATGCAATGAGACTGACGCTGGGGTTCGACGACGATCACTTCGACGATGTCAAAAGCATACTACTCTATCCGACGACGTATCGAGCCGTGACGAAAGACCACATCGGCAGCGGAGTCATCATTGAAGGTCAGTCCGACAGACTCGGCGAAGCATGGTACCGCGGACCGGTGATTCTGGCCTGGTCTGACATTCAGGATGAGATCGCACAATCGCCGTCGAAACGAAACGTCATTCTGCATGAGTTCGCACACCAGCTGGATTTTCGCAATGGGCGAGATGCTGATGGAGTTCCTCCCATCGAATCAGAGACGGATGCCGAGCGCTGGTTGGATGTCATGAGACAGGGGTTTGAGCGGCTTTGTGACGATTGCCGTCATCGACGCAGGCCGGTTCTCGACTGCTACGGCACCACGAATCGCGCTGAGTTCTTCGCGGTCGCGACGGAAGCGTTCTTTGAGACGCCGGAAGACCTGAAGCGGGACTGGCCCGAGTTGCATGCCGAACTCCGTCGGTTCTTTCGACAGGACCCGTAGCAGGCCGGATAGGTTGTCATTCTGAGGCCAAAGCGGTGTAAACACGCGATCTGCGCCCAGTGGACGGAAAGACGGGGCGGCTCCATCTGGGGCACCTGCTGCTCCAAGTCCTCCGAAGACGACGATCGCAATCCCGCGTCCATGGCAGGTTAAAGCCGCCGAGGCACGCGCGGCAGTGAGCGAGTCATTGCCGGCATCGCACAAGAACAGTCTTATGCTATGCTGCCGATACTTTTGGGGCAGGCAGACGCAGTGAGTCCGTTCGCATGAGCACATTGTGTCCGTCGAAGACTTTGCACTCGAGTTGACACGACAACTGCGCCGAGTGCGTGGATCGCTTGTCGTTTGTGTTTTCGAAGCGGTCGACGCTGTCGGTCTGAACCTGTCTCCGATCAAGACGGCGATGTTCGTCCTCCTGCCTTCTTTCGAGAATCTGCGGAGATGTTATGCGAGTTGCTCAACTTCTTTTGGTGTTGTTCGTCGTCTGCTGCATCAGCCCTGTTGCCGGTGCGGAGGAGATTCCACAAACCGTCGCGACACTTCGGTCGGACTTCGATCCCCGGCAGGATGCACTCGACACCAGGGTCGTGCGGGAGTGGGAGGCGGACGGCATCGTTTACCGCTATGTCACGTTTCACATCGGCACGTTCAAAGGCAAACCGTCTCGCATGGCGGCGTTCTTCGCCTTCCCCAACGGGGCAGTGAAGCTGCCGGGTTTGTTGCACCTGCATGGGGGTGGTCAACGGGCGTTTCTGCACGAAGTCGACTTCTACGCCAGGCGCGGCTACGCGTGCCTGTCGATCAACTGGGGTGGACGAGAGATGGAACGGGCGAATGCAGGCGACCCGAACACCGACTGGGGAGCCGTCGATCCGACTCAGCAGAACGTGCCCGGCTACTTCAATCTGAAGCCCGGTGACAAATACCTTGATCCGGTCGAGTCGCCTCGAAACAACAACTGGTATTTGCTGACGCTGGCGGCCAGACGGGGACTGACGTTCCTAGAGCAGCAGCCCGAAGTTGATCCCGACAGACTCGGCGTCTACGGCCATTCGATGGGCGGAAATCTCACCGTGTACGTCGCTGGGACTGATGATCGAGTGAAAGTCGCCGCTCCGTCTGTTGGTGGCTCGGGCTTCCGCACCCGGCGCTGGCCTCTTCTGCCTGAACAGCGAAAGCAGACGCCCAATGGAGACGTGGGACTGTTCGATGCCACGATTGGTTTTGAGTCATATGCTCCGCACATCAACGCTCCGCTGCTGTGGCTGGGGGCGACGAACGATTTCCACGGCATCATGGACGACACCTATCGCACAGGCGAACTGATCCCTCACCAGAATGTTCGCTATGTATTCACGCCGCACATGAATCATCGATTCACACCGGAGTTCGCTGTGGCGAGGCCGCTCTGGATCGACCAGTATCTCAAAGGGGAATTCACGTTTCCCCGAACACCGGAGTCGAAGCTCGTGCTGACGGCCGAGGATGGCATTCCCGTGCTTCACTGCACGCCCGACACTTCGCTGCCCATCGAGCGAGTCCAACTGTTGTATTCCGTCGATCCCGACCCGCAGGCCCGGTTCTGGCGAACTGCTGAAGCGACGAATGACGGGAAGATGTGGACCGCAAAGCTGCCCATCTTGAACGTCGGGCAGCCACTCTTCGCCTTTGCCAATGTCTACTACACGATTCCCACGAGTGCAGCGGCTCCTCGATCCCAGCCGACCGATACGCTCGCGATCAGTTCGATGCTGCATACGGCGACTCCTGATGACCTGTGCCGGGCAGGAGCGAATGCTACGGACAAAAGAAGCACTTTGATCGACGACTTCTCAAATCGCTGGCAGGACTGGTACACGCTCTCGTCGAACAACCCGCATCACTGGGAATACTCGACTCGCAAGCTCAACGATCCCAGGTGGCAGGGGCAGCCCGATCAGAAGCTTACACTTGAGGTGCAGGCAGAGCGGGAGAATGAACTGGTGATCGTGCTGACGGAGAACTTCTTCCGGTCATATCGAGGCAAATCGAAAGAGTTTGCGGCCGTCGTGAAGCTCAACGGCGGCGAGCCGGAAACGATCGCCCTGACGCCAGCTGATTTCACCACGGCAGCGGGCGAGAAGTTGTCGTCGTGGCAGAATGTCGATCTGCTGAGTTTGCGTGCCTATTTTGACAAGGACGGCACTCTGCTGGGCAGCAGGAGCTGGGCAGGGAAGCAGCCGGCATTCAAAAAACTGTGGTGGCAGTCCCACGACTATGATGCGCGCGTCAATTAGGTCAGAATGCTGCTCGAGCCTCAGCGGGCTGTCGACACGCGTGCCCCTTCGAAAGCAGAAAGTAAGCGATGAAGGCGAGACCTTTTTCAGTCGGTAGAATTGCATTGGCCGTTTTCCTAGCTGCCAGTCTCCAGCCAGGCGATGCAGTTGCAGGGCCACTTGAAGAGATCGAGGTGGCTGCCGGATTTGAAGTCAGTCTGGTTGCAGCCGAGCCGCTTGTGATGGACCCGGTTGATCTCGACTGGGGGCCGGATGGGAAGCTCTGGGTGGTGGAGATGGCCGATTATCCCATGGGGATGGATGGCCAGGGATCACGGGGTGGGCGGATTCGCGTTCTTGAAGATCGGAATCAAGACGGCACTTACGAAACGTCCACGTTGTTTGCCGAGGGGCTGCAGACGCCAAACGGTCTGATCGTCTGGCGGGATGGAGTTCTTGTGACCGCTTGTCCTGACGTGCTGTATCTCAAGGATACCAACGGGGACAACCAGGCCGATGAGACACTGAAGCTGTTCTCCGGTTTCGGCGAAGGGAACGAACAGCACCGCGTGAACGGGTTGCGGTGGGGCCTCGACAACTGGCTTTATCTGGCCAATGGGGACAGCGGGGGAAAGATCGTCTCGCACCAGACCGGTGAGGTTCTGGAACTCGGCGGCTTCGATCTGAAAATTCGTCCCGATTCCGGTGAGATGGAATTCGTTTCCGGAAGAACGCAATTCGGTCGAAACCGAGACGACTGGGGAAACTGGTTTGGCTGCAACAACCCGAACCCCATCTTTCATTTCGTTCTTGATCAGAAGTACCTGGCGAGAAATCCTCACTTTGTTTCACCGCCCGCCCGCCGGGATATCTGCACAGGCGATTCGCGAGTGTATCCGATTGGTCCGATCATCAGTCATTGCGATCCGAAGTTCCGGGCGATCGGAGCGATTCCGAGATTTACATCGGCTTGCGGCGTTATCGCCTATCGGGACAATCTGTTCGGTTCGGAGTACGAAAACGTGACATTCACGAGCGAGCCTGTCTATAACATCGTCCACGCCCGCAAGCTCGTTCCGAACGGAGTGACATTCGAAAGCCACAAGCTGCACGAAGGCGAGGTGGAGTTTTTCCGTTCGAAAGATCCCTGGTCTCGACCAGCGGGACTGCGTATTGGACCGGACGGAGCTCTGTACGTGGCTGATATGGTCCGGGAAGTCATCGAGCATCCGGAATGGATCGCAGACGAGTTAGAGAAAACGCTCGACGTACGTTCCGGCGAGGAGTTGGGACGAATCTATCGTATCGCGCCGGTTGGGGCACCAACTCGTCCTTTCCAGTCCCTGGTCGAGTTAAGCCTCCATGACCTTGTCGCCGCCCTCGAATCGCCCAGTGGGTGGCAAAGAGATCTTGTACAGCGAATGTTGATCTGGCGCAATGATTCGGCTGCCGCGACCCTGTTGCAGCAACTCCTGCGGAATACCCCTATGCCTCAGGCTCGATTGCATGCTCTGTGCACACTCGATGGGCTCAATCTCTTAACGCTGGACGATGTGTTGACCGCGATGAACGACTCCCACTCCGGCGTCCGACGTCATGCCGTCCGATGTACCGAAGGCTTTCTCTCTCAATCTTTCGACACGGCACAACTCCGGGGGCCATTCACAAAGCTCGTCGATGATGAGGCGAGTGTCCGGCTTCAGCTGGCCTACACGCTCGGTGAGGTTCGCTCGGTGTGGACCGGAAAACTGCTGGCTGAGCTTCTGCGGCAGAGCGGGGGAGACGAGTATCAGATCGCCGCGGTGATGAGCAGTCTGAACGAGTCCAACATCGAGGACGTCTTTACGGAAACACGACGAACAGATCGCGACGCGGCCGAGGTGCCGCATCTCGCAGCGATCGCATTCAAGATGGGGAGGTCCAAGCCTGTCGCCACGTGGATTTCGGAAGTGCCATCCTCGCCAGCAACATGGGATGCGCTTGGGCTTTGGTATGATGAACTTGGCTCAACCCGAGGCAGGCTGAAGGACTTGCTGACCGAGAAAACTTCAGCTCAACTCCAGAGACTCATCGCGGATGCCCGGGAGTTCGTTCGAGACGATTCACAGCAACCGTCGGACCGGGCTGTGGCTACGAAAGTGCTCGGGTATGGGGCGGACAGTTACGACTCCGACGTCGAACTGCTTGCATCATTGCTTACGCCGCAGTCGCCACCACAGCTTCAGGAAGCCGCTGTGACGACCATGTTGCGAATTCCTCACTCGAACGTACCGAAGCAGCTGCTCTTATCGTGGAGCGGCCTGACTCCCGCTCTTCGAGGGCACATCGTTGAAGGAATTCTTTCGCGAGAAGCGTGGATTCCTTATCTGCTCGACGTCATCCAACGCGATGAGATCCCACGCAACGCACTGTCACTGGATCAGGCGCAGCGGTTGACGCAGCACCGTCGGCGTGAGATCAGCCATCAGGCCGCGTTGCTTCTGGAAAGAGTAGATCCGGATCGGGCAGCCGTGCTCAAGAACTATCAACCTGCTCTCGCCCTCGTCGATGCTGGTGGCCGATCTCTGGAGCGGGGGCAGATGCTCTTCCGTAAGAATTGCACATCGTGCCATCGCCTTCAGGAACAGGGTAGGAATATCGGGCCTGACCTGCATCGGTTGTTGAACCGATCT
This sequence is a window from Rubinisphaera margarita. Protein-coding genes within it:
- a CDS encoding sulfatase family protein is translated as MLASAANATEHPNILFVLTEDQGAHLSLLGTPGLNTPHMDALATSGTYFTNAFVAYPVCSASKAALFTGLHSHTNGILNNTHNFHKPAAQVTDPERNLKLARINRVRSEFLTLTEILKANGYYQGVTHKLHVLPNEKFPYDEFLHGSRAEISGFIRNAASRKQPWFLMVNIPNSHRPYPNSDKTPIRVNPDEIRLPAFLPDSPAVRKDWAEYLAAVEQADALTGQALEVLRQSGQNDNTIVFFMSDHGPTFQHGKMTLYDLGLRVPLMVRGSGIRQGSVCDELVSELDLLPTILELCGIQQTFDYPLHGHSIKGLLTGATNAKGHDYIFAEISNRGPLPNDGMQERSVFDGRWKLIYRENVEAAWRHVNADSRQFKVWGNRTYAETIRLKDTFPRQYQILAEMDPQNLGGTVPTLELYDLASDPDEMQSFAAVAEHQGKREQLLDALRKWINETNDPAVNP
- a CDS encoding DUF4838 domain-containing protein, which gives rise to MPARGLYKNRLRLPGETGKPDGVITEPKEVLEIWGLDERGSFNAVCGYFRKLGARWYLPGELGEVLPSMSTIPLPRINETEQPDFPLRQFNFRFSTAGPETSMWVMRLGLRNDEQLQIAHGISTMTNHQAVFDAHPDWFAIYGGKTDFKPGDSKCQVCYSNDELFDETVRWARTVLDTYEFETVSIMPPDGYTAICQCEKCKGKDSPDRNERGLLSDHVWDFVNRVAKEIAITHPRAKVLNCAYGVYTLPPLKIEKLEPNVQVCIVGGRRPINKRGVKGEGESAPDALRAAWLKKTDNPLLIFENYPFTGRGWYLPSFAAHAIGDTVSATKGISGGEDIWLSVAQDFATKDIGFNHFLVYFTARMYWGGTDANVDTMLREYCRLFYGPAEKEMLTFFNFCEANWQAMDKDKAKADEALTLFANAKTKVDPVSVYGQRIALIDDYLKGLRMKTEQLGQKRGPVPKVRLVGDAHDIIIDGKLDDEYWQTCPVAATGTFRELQTGRTPIFGTSFKAGWQGSNLYFAFRCNEQPGEKPVTASTRDDDQAIWHGDLIEIELATEMHSYYQIAISPAGHLVDLDRGAAKGQWIGWDSKAEVATHIADDHWTVEIRFPVTTDENDPLNQVVGRHPTQSLPWHINLCRQRIREDGRELSALSPTGTPGFHEPMKFAHFYDGRSHQFEADPGVTDFVIGFQKAAKARKAADFLALAELENITDLQKAAALEQAALLDKASAAAIIPRIPIEAVKKTAQMQSLLTHGKALELISQFSEEDLTRWPFWKRGDGYHLRGRAYSVVKDGTRAEADLTEALQWISDPRTRNSLLLTLGWNREHNLGDDDRALESFSAIVGGRERIGGADEYGALQGIARILTRRGQYDEALRTLNRAEPDKLKGTWRENIRKSLEAVNEAKREDAK
- a CDS encoding M90 family metallopeptidase, with the translated sequence MWNLLRAIVRPEDKSSPLPDTWQQILKVNVPYRNSLSVEMRERLDAGIRRFVEHKYWEGCNGLSVTDEHRLTIAGHAMRLTLGFDDDHFDDVKSILLYPTTYRAVTKDHIGSGVIIEGQSDRLGEAWYRGPVILAWSDIQDEIAQSPSKRNVILHEFAHQLDFRNGRDADGVPPIESETDAERWLDVMRQGFERLCDDCRHRRRPVLDCYGTTNRAEFFAVATEAFFETPEDLKRDWPELHAELRRFFRQDP
- a CDS encoding alpha/beta hydrolase family protein; amino-acid sequence: MRVAQLLLVLFVVCCISPVAGAEEIPQTVATLRSDFDPRQDALDTRVVREWEADGIVYRYVTFHIGTFKGKPSRMAAFFAFPNGAVKLPGLLHLHGGGQRAFLHEVDFYARRGYACLSINWGGREMERANAGDPNTDWGAVDPTQQNVPGYFNLKPGDKYLDPVESPRNNNWYLLTLAARRGLTFLEQQPEVDPDRLGVYGHSMGGNLTVYVAGTDDRVKVAAPSVGGSGFRTRRWPLLPEQRKQTPNGDVGLFDATIGFESYAPHINAPLLWLGATNDFHGIMDDTYRTGELIPHQNVRYVFTPHMNHRFTPEFAVARPLWIDQYLKGEFTFPRTPESKLVLTAEDGIPVLHCTPDTSLPIERVQLLYSVDPDPQARFWRTAEATNDGKMWTAKLPILNVGQPLFAFANVYYTIPTSAAAPRSQPTDTLAISSMLHTATPDDLCRAGANATDKRSTLIDDFSNRWQDWYTLSSNNPHHWEYSTRKLNDPRWQGQPDQKLTLEVQAERENELVIVLTENFFRSYRGKSKEFAAVVKLNGGEPETIALTPADFTTAAGEKLSSWQNVDLLSLRAYFDKDGTLLGSRSWAGKQPAFKKLWWQSHDYDARVN
- a CDS encoding PVC-type heme-binding CxxCH protein, with product MKARPFSVGRIALAVFLAASLQPGDAVAGPLEEIEVAAGFEVSLVAAEPLVMDPVDLDWGPDGKLWVVEMADYPMGMDGQGSRGGRIRVLEDRNQDGTYETSTLFAEGLQTPNGLIVWRDGVLVTACPDVLYLKDTNGDNQADETLKLFSGFGEGNEQHRVNGLRWGLDNWLYLANGDSGGKIVSHQTGEVLELGGFDLKIRPDSGEMEFVSGRTQFGRNRDDWGNWFGCNNPNPIFHFVLDQKYLARNPHFVSPPARRDICTGDSRVYPIGPIISHCDPKFRAIGAIPRFTSACGVIAYRDNLFGSEYENVTFTSEPVYNIVHARKLVPNGVTFESHKLHEGEVEFFRSKDPWSRPAGLRIGPDGALYVADMVREVIEHPEWIADELEKTLDVRSGEELGRIYRIAPVGAPTRPFQSLVELSLHDLVAALESPSGWQRDLVQRMLIWRNDSAAATLLQQLLRNTPMPQARLHALCTLDGLNLLTLDDVLTAMNDSHSGVRRHAVRCTEGFLSQSFDTAQLRGPFTKLVDDEASVRLQLAYTLGEVRSVWTGKLLAELLRQSGGDEYQIAAVMSSLNESNIEDVFTETRRTDRDAAEVPHLAAIAFKMGRSKPVATWISEVPSSPATWDALGLWYDELGSTRGRLKDLLTEKTSAQLQRLIADAREFVRDDSQQPSDRAVATKVLGYGADSYDSDVELLASLLTPQSPPQLQEAAVTTMLRIPHSNVPKQLLLSWSGLTPALRGHIVEGILSREAWIPYLLDVIQRDEIPRNALSLDQAQRLTQHRRREISHQAALLLERVDPDRAAVLKNYQPALALVDAGGRSLERGQMLFRKNCTSCHRLQEQGRNIGPDLHRLLNRSPAALLTAILDPNAAAESKYLQYQVVTVEGQIFTGVLQEETATSVTLGLANGETKTIVRAEIELLKGTNNSLMPVGLEKELSVEQLADLIVYLIDTTSRNQAE